A genomic region of Aureimonas populi contains the following coding sequences:
- a CDS encoding sensor histidine kinase has product MRRDAFSLRRRILIFATALLLLAALVLVAFIRDYADRAADRAFDRLLGASALTIAGAVQAEGSTVTVELPLASFAMFSGQDRIFYSVQGPDGAFVTGYPDLSTELAPAETGDPAFADIAYRGETVRVASAGRLVSTASGTGWVTIRVAETRAEREALAAETLGNAIVPVVALTLLSLGLVWFGVGRVFAPLLVLERHLRSRSPENLSPVDVPVPLEVSHLVGALNDFMGRLRTARERLEALVAEAAHEVRTPLASLRAQAEVARGERDAQALRRQVARIHAGAVHASQLVSQLLMDATISHRLEARAAAPTPLTAVVEEVRGRLDPDLADRLVIHIDAPAADAHLAGDRVVLREMLRNLVDNALTYSDGMVEIALAARPDDVVAIEISDRGPGIADAEKPLVLGRFKRGAAGEGKAGSGLGLSIVARVVKALDGRLSLQDRPGGGLTVRLELPVAPAWEEEEAPGRDGGRRAGAVLVLLAAALAFAGSAAEAASSFYPPPDGGEGRRLTIVGTTDTPLFAPLVEAFQAVHRDVAVEYVEGETLPIYERYRAGGRRPAPDILMSSASDLQVKLANDGHAQSHEAPALDALPRWAQWRSEVFGFSFEPAVIVFNRDLVREDEAPRTHLELAELLEREPERFSGRIATYDIARSGVGYLLAAQDGAISSYFWRLASAFGRAGVQLSGSSPDMLTRLEAGELALGYNVLGSYAFARQAAGAPIGIVVPDDYVLVLTRTMLIPVDAPRPELARAFVDFTLSPAGQAILAGPSALGAVMPGSPGLWTAERIAALGRGAVQPIALGPSLLVALDRQRRDRFLDTWLEIVAPGR; this is encoded by the coding sequence ATGCGACGTGACGCCTTCTCGCTGCGCCGGCGCATCCTCATCTTCGCGACGGCCCTCCTCCTCCTCGCCGCCCTCGTGCTGGTGGCCTTCATCCGGGACTATGCCGACCGCGCGGCGGACCGCGCCTTCGACCGGCTGCTCGGCGCCTCCGCGCTGACCATCGCGGGGGCGGTGCAGGCGGAAGGGAGCACCGTCACGGTGGAGTTGCCGCTCGCCTCCTTCGCCATGTTCTCGGGCCAGGACCGCATCTTCTATTCCGTGCAGGGGCCGGACGGGGCCTTCGTCACCGGCTATCCCGACCTTTCGACCGAGTTGGCCCCGGCCGAGACGGGCGACCCCGCCTTCGCCGACATCGCCTATCGCGGCGAGACGGTGCGGGTGGCCAGCGCCGGGCGCCTCGTCTCCACCGCCAGCGGCACCGGCTGGGTGACGATCCGCGTCGCCGAGACGAGGGCCGAGCGCGAGGCGCTGGCGGCCGAGACCCTGGGCAACGCCATCGTGCCCGTGGTGGCGCTGACGCTCCTGTCCTTGGGCCTCGTCTGGTTCGGCGTGGGGCGCGTCTTCGCCCCGCTGCTCGTCCTGGAGCGGCACCTGCGCTCGCGCTCGCCGGAGAACCTCTCGCCGGTGGACGTGCCCGTGCCGCTGGAGGTCAGCCATCTCGTCGGGGCGCTGAACGACTTCATGGGCCGGCTGCGCACGGCGCGTGAGCGGCTGGAGGCGCTGGTGGCCGAGGCCGCGCACGAGGTGCGCACGCCGCTGGCCTCGCTGCGCGCGCAGGCCGAGGTGGCGCGGGGCGAGCGGGACGCGCAGGCCCTGCGCCGGCAGGTCGCGCGCATCCATGCCGGCGCCGTCCACGCCAGCCAGCTCGTCTCGCAGCTCCTGATGGACGCGACGATCTCGCACCGGCTGGAAGCGCGCGCCGCCGCGCCCACGCCCCTGACGGCGGTGGTGGAGGAGGTGCGCGGGCGCCTCGACCCCGATCTCGCCGACCGCCTCGTCATCCATATCGACGCGCCCGCCGCCGATGCGCATCTGGCGGGCGACCGCGTCGTCCTGCGCGAGATGCTGCGCAACCTCGTCGACAACGCGCTCACCTATTCGGACGGGATGGTGGAGATCGCCCTCGCCGCGCGCCCGGACGATGTCGTCGCCATCGAGATCAGCGACCGGGGGCCGGGCATCGCGGACGCCGAAAAGCCCCTCGTCCTCGGCCGCTTCAAGCGCGGCGCGGCGGGCGAGGGCAAGGCGGGGTCGGGGCTCGGCCTCTCCATCGTGGCGCGCGTCGTCAAGGCGCTGGACGGGCGCCTCAGCCTTCAGGACCGGCCGGGCGGGGGACTGACGGTGCGCCTCGAACTGCCCGTGGCGCCCGCCTGGGAGGAGGAGGAGGCGCCGGGCCGGGACGGTGGCCGGCGGGCGGGCGCCGTGCTCGTGCTCCTGGCCGCCGCGCTGGCCTTCGCCGGCTCGGCGGCGGAGGCCGCCTCGAGCTTCTATCCGCCGCCGGACGGGGGCGAGGGGCGGCGCCTCACCATCGTCGGCACCACCGACACGCCCCTCTTCGCGCCGCTGGTGGAAGCCTTCCAGGCCGTCCATCGCGACGTCGCGGTGGAGTATGTGGAGGGCGAGACCCTGCCGATCTACGAGCGCTACCGGGCCGGCGGGCGCCGGCCCGCGCCCGACATCCTCATGAGCTCGGCCTCCGACCTTCAGGTCAAGCTCGCCAATGACGGACACGCGCAGAGCCACGAGGCCCCGGCGCTGGACGCCCTGCCGCGCTGGGCGCAGTGGCGCTCGGAGGTGTTCGGTTTCTCCTTCGAGCCGGCGGTGATCGTCTTCAACCGCGATCTCGTGCGCGAGGACGAGGCGCCGCGCACGCATCTGGAGCTGGCCGAGCTTCTGGAACGGGAACCGGAGCGCTTTTCCGGGCGCATCGCCACCTACGACATCGCCCGCAGCGGCGTCGGCTATCTCCTCGCCGCGCAGGACGGGGCGATCTCCTCCTATTTCTGGCGGCTCGCCAGCGCCTTCGGCCGCGCGGGCGTGCAACTCAGCGGCTCCAGCCCGGACATGCTGACGCGCCTCGAGGCTGGCGAGTTGGCGCTCGGCTACAATGTCCTCGGTTCCTACGCCTTCGCGCGGCAGGCGGCGGGCGCGCCCATCGGCATCGTGGTGCCGGACGACTACGTGCTGGTGCTGACCCGCACCATGCTCATTCCCGTGGACGCGCCGAGGCCGGAGCTGGCGCGCGCCTTCGTGGACTTCACCCTCTCCCCCGCCGGACAGGCGATCCTGGCGGGCCCCTCCGCCCTCGGCGCGGTGATGCCCGGCTCGCCCGGCCTGTGGACCGCCGAGCGGATCGCCGCGCTCGGGCGCGGCGCGGTGCAGCCCATCGCGCTCGGCCCCTCCCTCCTCGTGGCGCTCGACCGGCAGCGCCGCGACCGCTTCCTCGACACCTGGCTGGAGATCGTCGCACCCGGACGATGA
- a CDS encoding response regulator transcription factor, translating to MRMLLVEDNEDLGDAVNRHLRNAGHSVEWVRTGELALESAACERFDAMILDLTLPGRDGLSVISQLRREKSAIPILVVTARSEIDDKISLLDQGADDYLVKPFDLRELDARLRALLRRPAGQTTSVTVAGGLTLDLAGHTVSVEGSPVELGRREFRLLEIFLARKGTVVPKERLMAQLFSFDEAVSTNALELYVSRLRRKLEGSGVEIVTVRGIGYVARVRDAT from the coding sequence ATGCGGATGTTGCTGGTGGAAGACAACGAGGACCTCGGCGATGCCGTGAACCGGCATCTGCGCAATGCCGGCCATTCGGTGGAATGGGTGCGCACGGGGGAGCTGGCGCTGGAAAGCGCGGCCTGCGAACGCTTCGACGCCATGATCCTCGACCTCACCCTGCCGGGGCGCGACGGGCTCTCCGTCATCTCGCAGCTTCGGCGCGAGAAATCGGCCATCCCCATCCTCGTCGTCACCGCGCGCTCGGAGATCGACGACAAGATCAGCCTTCTCGACCAGGGCGCCGACGACTACCTCGTCAAGCCCTTCGACCTGCGCGAGCTGGATGCGCGCCTGCGTGCGCTGCTGCGCCGCCCCGCCGGCCAGACCACCAGCGTCACGGTGGCGGGCGGTCTCACGCTCGACCTTGCCGGCCACACGGTGAGCGTGGAGGGCAGCCCGGTGGAGCTCGGCCGGCGCGAGTTCCGCCTCCTGGAGATCTTCCTCGCCCGCAAGGGCACGGTTGTGCCCAAGGAACGGCTGATGGCGCAGCTCTTCTCCTTCGACGAGGCGGTTTCCACCAACGCGCTGGAGCTCTACGTCTCGCGCCTGCGCCGCAAGCTGGAGGGCTCGGGCGTGGAGATCGTCACGGTGCGCGGCATCGGCTATGTCGCGCGGGTGCGCGATGCGACGTGA
- a CDS encoding energy-coupling factor transporter transmembrane component T family protein encodes MLKRLNPLTVLAVCLVWILATTLVFRAPFQLAAILLFAAMLLASRAVSPLAFLGLMVPFALFGFGFFTTNVLFRQENAAAVAVFSADLARSDALGAGLVLFLRALAGGTISIFFAFSIDPGALVRAAMAYGRLPPRIAYSLFAAMQIVPDLAAKANQLRLAEAMRRGRGLRRVPGPGELFRLLIPLIAFAIRRAGRTAIAMEARGFDAGRARTILDVPGFCRRDAAFAAVLAACLALCLAL; translated from the coding sequence ATGCTGAAGCGCCTCAACCCGCTGACGGTGCTGGCCGTCTGCCTCGTCTGGATCCTGGCCACCACGCTCGTCTTCCGCGCCCCGTTCCAGCTCGCCGCGATCCTGCTCTTCGCCGCCATGCTTCTGGCCTCGCGCGCGGTGTCGCCGCTGGCGTTCCTGGGGCTGATGGTGCCCTTCGCGCTTTTCGGCTTCGGCTTCTTCACCACCAACGTGCTGTTCCGGCAGGAGAACGCGGCGGCGGTGGCGGTGTTCTCGGCCGATCTGGCGCGCTCGGACGCGCTCGGCGCGGGGCTCGTCCTCTTCCTGCGGGCGCTGGCGGGCGGCACGATCTCGATCTTCTTCGCCTTCTCCATCGACCCCGGCGCCCTGGTCCGCGCCGCCATGGCCTATGGCCGGCTGCCGCCGCGCATCGCCTATTCGCTCTTCGCCGCCATGCAGATCGTGCCGGACCTGGCGGCGAAGGCGAACCAGCTACGCCTCGCCGAGGCGATGCGGCGCGGGCGCGGCCTGCGGCGCGTGCCGGGGCCGGGCGAGCTTTTCCGGCTCCTCATCCCGCTCATCGCCTTCGCCATCCGCCGCGCGGGCCGCACCGCCATCGCCATGGAGGCGCGGGGCTTCGACGCGGGCCGCGCGCGCACCATCCTCGACGTGCCGGGCTTCTGCCGCCGGGACGCGGCCTTCGCAGCAGTGCTCGCGGCGTGCCTCGCCCTGTGCCTCGCCCTCTGA
- a CDS encoding ABC transporter ATP-binding protein produces the protein MPEGPAGAPGPAAEWRGVSIAFPHAGRAAVGPVSLALARGERVLLLGPSGSGKSSLLLALTGLVPHSVPATVEGETFILGAPSASRPPAGWSDAVAHYFQDADQVLCGMRVKDEIAFSGENRGLAPEAIEARVKEVSALLGLPADWLGRRSLALSGGERQLVALAAVLAQDAPILIADEPTAHLSPEVAARLHALLASTAPCDAVLVVDHRLDGMIEAMDRVVVLGRSGTVLAQGAPRAIFRAHHAALVREGVWRPAASDLDACLIAAGLTLPHPPLTMEEALAALPRSEAARAGVASFLGRRLPPPRTAPSGPPVARLRGADCAPFLAPAVLHGVDIGVRGGEVLALLGRNGAGKSTLGASLAGLLRLKAGRREGPPGAIALQHAEDHFATGCVRDEIAAMLPRAMDGGDRQAAINAAIEAYGLSGLEDRHPFTLSEGQKRRLSLAAIDAADRWPLIVLDEPTAGLDAAGVDGLALRIEALRAKGRALVLITHDMDFALRLCDRAALLGGGRLLAEGPARDLLLDAGLMGECGLGEPAGAPALRWLEGRC, from the coding sequence GTGCCTGAGGGCCCGGCCGGGGCTCCCGGCCCGGCGGCGGAATGGCGGGGCGTCTCCATCGCCTTCCCCCATGCCGGACGCGCCGCCGTGGGGCCCGTCTCGCTCGCCCTCGCGCGGGGGGAGCGCGTCCTCCTGCTCGGCCCCTCCGGCTCCGGCAAGTCCTCGCTGCTGCTCGCGCTCACCGGCCTCGTGCCGCACTCGGTGCCGGCTACGGTCGAGGGCGAGACCTTCATCCTCGGCGCGCCCTCCGCCTCGCGCCCGCCGGCCGGATGGTCCGACGCGGTGGCGCATTACTTCCAGGACGCGGACCAGGTCCTGTGCGGGATGCGGGTGAAGGACGAGATCGCCTTTTCCGGCGAGAATCGCGGCCTCGCGCCCGAGGCCATCGAGGCGCGGGTGAAGGAGGTCTCGGCGCTTCTGGGCCTGCCGGCCGACTGGCTGGGGCGGCGCTCGCTCGCCCTTTCGGGCGGGGAGCGCCAGCTCGTCGCGCTCGCGGCCGTCCTGGCGCAGGACGCGCCGATCCTCATCGCCGACGAGCCGACGGCGCATCTCTCGCCTGAGGTCGCCGCGCGTCTCCACGCGCTTCTCGCCAGCACCGCGCCGTGCGACGCGGTGCTGGTGGTGGACCACCGGCTGGACGGGATGATCGAGGCGATGGACCGCGTGGTGGTTCTCGGCCGCTCCGGCACGGTGCTGGCGCAAGGGGCCCCGCGCGCGATCTTCCGCGCCCATCACGCGGCCCTCGTCCGCGAGGGCGTCTGGCGGCCGGCGGCGAGCGATCTCGACGCCTGCCTGATCGCCGCCGGGCTGACCCTGCCGCACCCGCCGCTGACAATGGAGGAGGCGCTGGCGGCCCTGCCGCGAAGCGAGGCGGCGCGGGCGGGCGTGGCGTCCTTCCTCGGCCGCCGCCTGCCGCCGCCGCGCACGGCCCCCTCCGGCCCGCCGGTGGCGCGGCTGCGGGGGGCCGACTGCGCCCCCTTCCTGGCGCCGGCCGTCCTGCATGGCGTCGATATCGGCGTGCGGGGCGGCGAGGTGCTCGCGCTTCTGGGACGCAACGGGGCGGGCAAGTCCACGCTGGGGGCAAGCCTTGCCGGCCTCCTGCGCCTCAAGGCCGGCCGGCGCGAGGGGCCGCCCGGCGCCATCGCCCTCCAGCACGCCGAAGACCATTTCGCCACTGGCTGCGTGCGGGACGAGATCGCCGCCATGCTGCCCCGCGCCATGGACGGCGGGGACCGGCAGGCGGCCATAAACGCCGCCATCGAGGCCTATGGCCTGTCGGGGCTGGAGGACCGCCATCCCTTCACCCTCTCGGAGGGGCAGAAGCGCCGGCTGTCGCTGGCCGCCATCGATGCGGCCGACCGCTGGCCGCTCATCGTGCTCGACGAGCCGACGGCGGGGCTCGACGCGGCGGGCGTGGACGGGCTGGCGCTTCGCATCGAGGCCCTGCGCGCCAAGGGCCGCGCGCTCGTCCTCATCACCCACGACATGGATTTCGCGCTGCGCCTTTGCGACCGCGCGGCCCTTCTGGGCGGGGGCCGCCTTCTGGCGGAAGGCCCGGCGCGCGACCTCCTGCTCGACGCCGGGCTGATGGGCGAGTGCGGCCTTGGCGAACCCGCCGGCGCGCCGGCGCTGCGCTGGCTGGAGGGTCGATGCTGA
- a CDS encoding ECF transporter S component codes for MRWTLRETLIIAVLGAVFAVLYLAWVQLWLVAQAAFGAISMDVFMGFWFIASMVAAAIVRKPGVAFGAEVLAAAVQILLGSPAGLLLIVTGMVQGAGAELVFALTRWRSYSLPVLMAAGVGAAVFSFAYTWVRFDYGALEPGLIVTMFVLRCLSGALLGGLLGHAIVQALYRTGVLHGLRIDEDRRAGRA; via the coding sequence ATGCGCTGGACCTTGCGCGAAACCCTGATCATCGCCGTGCTCGGCGCCGTCTTCGCCGTTCTCTATCTCGCCTGGGTGCAGCTCTGGCTGGTGGCGCAGGCTGCCTTCGGGGCAATCTCCATGGACGTGTTCATGGGCTTCTGGTTCATCGCCTCCATGGTGGCCGCCGCCATCGTGCGCAAGCCCGGCGTCGCCTTCGGGGCCGAGGTGCTGGCCGCCGCCGTGCAGATCCTTCTCGGCAGCCCGGCGGGGCTCCTGCTCATCGTCACCGGCATGGTGCAGGGGGCCGGCGCGGAGCTGGTCTTCGCGCTGACGCGCTGGCGCAGCTACAGCCTGCCCGTCCTGATGGCGGCGGGCGTGGGCGCCGCCGTCTTCAGCTTCGCCTATACCTGGGTGCGCTTCGACTACGGCGCGCTGGAGCCCGGCCTCATCGTCACCATGTTCGTGCTGCGCTGCCTGTCCGGCGCGCTGCTCGGCGGGCTTCTGGGCCACGCCATCGTCCAGGCGCTCTACAGGACCGGCGTCCTGCACGGGCTGCGGATCGACGAGGACCGGCGGGCCGGCCGTGCCTGA
- a CDS encoding YkoF family thiamine/hydroxymethylpyrimidine-binding protein codes for MFSGAQMSLYPMTDDFVPVILGALSALDPYRDRFRIETDDLSTLLVGPPGELFPAMRDLFVAAAGTGRHTVLSATVSRGCPGEPDADICTPAEGFTVLGSLEERVAQSLAAVGAARETGRRVAAQFSYYPLGAGRHMDEIYACIDFLKASGVFGRSKNFCTRLDGDAGPVFETLAQAFLRFAPAEAHLALDLTVSANSPSAAARP; via the coding sequence ATGTTTTCGGGCGCGCAGATGTCCCTTTACCCGATGACGGACGATTTCGTCCCCGTCATCCTCGGCGCCCTCTCGGCGCTCGATCCCTATCGGGACCGTTTCCGCATCGAGACGGACGACCTGTCCACGCTGCTCGTCGGCCCGCCGGGCGAGCTGTTTCCCGCCATGCGCGACCTCTTCGTGGCGGCGGCCGGCACGGGCCGGCACACCGTCCTGTCTGCCACCGTCTCGCGCGGCTGCCCGGGGGAGCCGGACGCCGACATCTGCACGCCGGCCGAAGGCTTCACCGTCCTCGGAAGCCTGGAGGAGCGGGTGGCGCAAAGCCTGGCCGCCGTCGGTGCCGCGCGGGAAACGGGCCGGCGCGTGGCGGCGCAGTTCTCCTACTATCCGCTGGGCGCGGGCCGCCACATGGACGAGATCTACGCCTGCATCGACTTCCTGAAGGCGTCGGGCGTCTTCGGCCGCTCCAAGAACTTCTGCACCCGGCTCGACGGCGACGCCGGCCCGGTCTTCGAGACGCTGGCGCAGGCCTTCCTGCGCTTCGCGCCGGCCGAGGCGCATCTGGCGCTCGACCTCACCGTCTCGGCCAACAGCCCCTCGGCGGCCGCCCGGCCCTGA
- a CDS encoding gamma-glutamyltransferase family protein encodes MFTTRPELLGTFGAVTSTHWLASASGMSLLERGGNAFDAGIASAFVLQVVEPHLVGPGGDVPILFHSARTGRTEVLCGQGPAPAGATIEHYRAEGLALIPGNGLLATVIPGAFDAWMTLLRDHGSMSLRDVLEPAIYYAEHGHPMLARVANTIAGLKDFFEAEWPTTAALYVPGGALPQARRLFRNAPLAATWKRVLKEAESAGGSRERQIEKAREAFYKGFVAEAIDAFARTNEVMDQSGARHRGVITADDMAGWEASYEAPATLDYGDFRVAKTGPWGQGPVFLQTLSILKNFDLAAMGPASADFIHTLSEAMKLAFADREAYYGDPAFVDVPLEALLSDAYGARRAELVGAQASRDLRPGTVPGYEDQVARVVEALERLSKVGTASAANEPTTAEMRSARRGDTVHVDAVDRWGNMMAAMPSGGWFQSSPVIPELGFMLNTRAQMFWLEEGLPASLAPGKRPRTTLTPTLAEKDGKPYMVFGSPGGDQQEQWQLLLFLRHAHHGLNLQEAIDLPMSHTAHFPSSFYPRERRPGNLTIEESFGEVVLADLARRGHDVERAPAWTVGRLVAAARDADGLIHAAATPRLMQAYAIAR; translated from the coding sequence ATGTTCACCACCCGTCCCGAACTCCTCGGCACCTTCGGCGCCGTCACCTCCACCCACTGGCTGGCGAGCGCGAGCGGCATGTCGCTGCTGGAGCGCGGCGGCAACGCCTTCGACGCCGGCATCGCGAGCGCCTTCGTGCTTCAGGTGGTGGAGCCGCATCTCGTCGGCCCCGGCGGCGACGTGCCCATCCTGTTCCATTCGGCCAGGACCGGCAGGACCGAGGTCCTGTGCGGGCAGGGTCCGGCGCCCGCCGGCGCCACGATCGAGCACTACCGCGCCGAGGGCCTGGCGCTGATCCCCGGCAACGGCCTGCTCGCCACCGTCATTCCCGGCGCCTTCGACGCCTGGATGACGCTCCTGCGCGACCACGGCTCCATGAGCCTGCGCGACGTGCTGGAGCCCGCGATTTATTACGCCGAGCACGGCCACCCGATGCTGGCGCGCGTGGCCAACACCATCGCCGGGCTGAAGGACTTCTTCGAGGCCGAGTGGCCCACCACGGCCGCGCTCTACGTGCCCGGCGGAGCGCTGCCGCAGGCCCGCCGCCTCTTCCGCAACGCGCCGCTCGCCGCCACCTGGAAGCGCGTCCTGAAGGAGGCCGAGAGCGCCGGGGGCAGCCGCGAGCGCCAGATCGAGAAGGCCCGCGAGGCCTTCTACAAGGGCTTCGTGGCCGAGGCGATCGACGCATTCGCCCGGACGAACGAGGTGATGGACCAGAGCGGCGCGCGCCATCGCGGCGTCATCACCGCGGACGACATGGCGGGGTGGGAGGCGAGCTACGAGGCGCCCGCCACGCTCGACTACGGCGATTTCCGCGTCGCCAAGACCGGGCCCTGGGGCCAGGGGCCGGTCTTCCTCCAGACCCTCTCGATCCTGAAGAATTTCGACCTCGCCGCCATGGGGCCGGCCTCGGCCGACTTCATCCACACGCTGAGCGAGGCCATGAAGCTCGCCTTCGCCGACCGCGAGGCCTATTACGGCGACCCGGCCTTCGTGGACGTGCCGCTGGAGGCGCTGCTGTCGGACGCCTATGGCGCGCGGCGGGCGGAGCTGGTGGGCGCGCAGGCCTCGCGCGACCTGCGCCCCGGCACCGTGCCGGGCTACGAGGACCAGGTGGCCCGCGTCGTGGAAGCGCTGGAGCGCCTCTCCAAGGTCGGCACCGCCTCGGCCGCCAACGAGCCGACGACCGCCGAGATGCGCTCGGCCCGGCGCGGCGACACGGTGCATGTCGATGCCGTGGACCGCTGGGGCAACATGATGGCGGCCATGCCCTCCGGCGGCTGGTTCCAGTCCTCGCCCGTCATCCCCGAGCTCGGCTTCATGCTCAACACGCGCGCGCAGATGTTCTGGCTGGAGGAGGGGCTGCCGGCCTCGCTGGCGCCGGGCAAGCGCCCGCGCACCACGCTCACCCCCACCTTGGCGGAGAAGGACGGCAAGCCCTACATGGTCTTCGGCTCGCCGGGCGGCGACCAGCAGGAGCAGTGGCAGCTCCTGCTCTTCCTGCGCCATGCGCATCACGGGCTGAACCTGCAGGAGGCCATCGACCTGCCGATGAGCCACACGGCCCACTTCCCCTCCTCCTTCTACCCGCGCGAGCGCCGGCCGGGGAACCTCACCATCGAGGAGAGCTTCGGCGAGGTGGTGCTGGCGGACCTTGCCCGGCGCGGCCACGATGTGGAGCGGGCTCCCGCCTGGACGGTGGGGCGGCTCGTGGCCGCCGCGCGCGACGCGGACGGGCTCATCCACGCCGCCGCCACCCCGCGCCTGATGCAGGCCTACGCCATCGCGCGCTGA
- a CDS encoding ABC transporter permease, with protein sequence MSAVTSSPKAALPPVAPRRVRSRGLAKFTRNKAAVAGAFIVGFFALCAILAPLIAPYDPFQTSFLTIRQAPSAAFWFGTDELGRDIFSRMLYGARASLMAGVVSVGIAVAIGVPLGLVAGYFGSWTDMVISRFTDALLAIPFLILAIALAAFLGPSLTNAMIAIGLSAVPIFIRITRAQTLSVKAEDYVEGARAIGLPNVWIIVRYVFPNTLPPIIVQASLTIAAAIIAEASLSFLGLGQQPPNPSWGSMLNTAKNFMSQAPTMSVFPGAAIFLVVLGFNLLGDGLRDALDPREI encoded by the coding sequence ATGAGCGCCGTCACCTCCTCTCCCAAGGCCGCCCTCCCGCCGGTGGCGCCCCGGCGCGTCCGCAGCCGGGGGCTCGCCAAGTTCACGCGCAACAAGGCGGCGGTGGCCGGCGCCTTCATCGTCGGCTTCTTCGCGCTCTGCGCGATCCTGGCGCCGCTCATCGCGCCCTACGACCCGTTCCAGACGAGCTTCCTGACGATACGGCAGGCGCCCTCGGCCGCCTTCTGGTTCGGCACGGACGAGCTGGGCCGCGACATCTTCTCGCGGATGCTCTACGGCGCGCGTGCCTCGCTGATGGCGGGCGTCGTCTCGGTCGGCATCGCGGTGGCCATCGGCGTGCCGCTGGGGCTGGTGGCGGGCTATTTCGGCTCCTGGACGGACATGGTCATCTCGCGCTTCACAGACGCGCTCCTGGCCATCCCCTTCCTGATCCTGGCCATCGCGCTCGCCGCCTTCCTCGGCCCCTCCCTCACCAACGCGATGATCGCCATCGGCCTGTCGGCCGTGCCCATCTTCATCCGCATCACCCGCGCGCAGACGCTCTCGGTGAAGGCGGAGGACTATGTGGAGGGCGCGCGGGCCATCGGCCTGCCGAATGTCTGGATCATCGTGCGCTACGTGTTCCCCAACACGCTGCCGCCCATCATCGTGCAGGCCAGCCTCACCATCGCCGCCGCCATCATCGCGGAGGCCTCGCTCTCCTTCCTCGGCCTCGGCCAGCAGCCGCCCAATCCCTCCTGGGGCTCGATGCTGAACACGGCCAAGAACTTCATGAGCCAGGCGCCCACCATGTCCGTGTTCCCGGGCGCGGCGATCTTCCTCGTGGTGCTGGGCTTCAACCTCCTCGGCGACGGCCTGCGCGACGCGCTCGACCCGCGCGAGATCTAG
- a CDS encoding ABC transporter permease — MLQIIAKRVAIAIPTLVLVSLIVFALQKLLPGDPILTLAGEERDPEVLAYLREQYRLNDPIHVQYFHWVWQVLQGDFGVSLRTDIAVTTLIVQKLPVTIQLATMAMFWAIVIGIPVGILAAVKKGTWVDYLANVFALSGLSIPNFWLGILLIFFISVRMQWLPASGYVPPSEDLWQSLRTMLMPSIVLGTALAGNLMRHTRSAMLGVLTSDYIRTARAKGLLPAVVVYKHALRNALVPIVTLLTLIFGELIAGAVLTEQIFTIPGFGKLIVDGVFTRDYAVVQGVVLVTAIGFIFMNLVADVLYVLINPRLRHA, encoded by the coding sequence ATGCTCCAGATCATCGCCAAGCGGGTCGCGATCGCCATTCCGACGCTCGTCCTCGTCTCGCTGATCGTCTTCGCGCTCCAGAAGCTCCTGCCGGGCGACCCGATCCTGACGCTGGCGGGCGAGGAGCGCGACCCGGAGGTGCTCGCCTATCTGCGCGAGCAGTACCGGCTGAACGACCCGATCCATGTTCAGTATTTCCACTGGGTCTGGCAGGTGCTGCAGGGCGATTTCGGCGTTTCGCTGCGCACCGACATCGCGGTGACGACGCTCATCGTCCAGAAGCTGCCGGTCACGATCCAGCTCGCCACCATGGCGATGTTCTGGGCCATCGTCATCGGCATTCCGGTGGGCATCCTCGCCGCGGTGAAGAAGGGGACGTGGGTGGATTACCTCGCCAATGTCTTCGCCCTGTCGGGCCTGTCGATCCCCAATTTCTGGCTCGGCATCCTCCTGATCTTCTTCATCTCGGTGCGGATGCAGTGGCTGCCGGCCTCGGGCTACGTGCCGCCCTCGGAGGATCTGTGGCAGTCGCTGCGCACCATGCTCATGCCCTCCATCGTGCTCGGCACGGCCCTGGCCGGCAACCTCATGCGCCACACCCGCTCGGCCATGCTGGGCGTGTTGACCTCGGACTATATCCGCACCGCCCGCGCGAAGGGCCTGCTGCCGGCCGTCGTGGTCTACAAGCACGCGCTGCGCAACGCGCTGGTGCCCATCGTGACGCTGCTGACGCTCATCTTCGGCGAGTTGATCGCCGGCGCGGTGCTGACCGAGCAGATCTTCACCATTCCCGGCTTCGGCAAGCTGATCGTCGACGGCGTCTTCACCCGCGACTATGCCGTCGTGCAGGGCGTGGTGCTCGTGACCGCCATCGGGTTCATCTTCATGAACCTCGTCGCCGACGTTCTCTACGTCCTCATCAACCCCCGCCTGAGGCATGCCTGA